A segment of the Agarivorans albus genome:
CTTTGATACCGATTTAAACTATCAGCCAATGAACGTTGAAGACTACCGGAAAGACCGCATTGAAGAACTCGGCGATTTTATCGGAACCGTTATTGCAGGCATCTATCAAGGCATCGCCGAAGGAAAATCGGATAATCCTAGTCATTATGCGCAAGCAGCAGGTAGAGAACACATCAGCTGGCAAGATTATTTTAATAAGTTAAAGCGTTAAACGTGAGCGAGTAACCAGCGCTCTGAGCGCTGATTTAACCCAGCTAAACTGGGTTGATATTGCCAGTACCAAGCCAGATCTAGTAGCTCAACAGCTGCTTCTAACAACGTGAATTCAGCTTCGCTTAATTGAGAGGCGAGCACTAAATCTTGGCGCTGCTGCCTGCTTACTGGGCAACGTACCGCAACACTGGCAGCATCCCAGCCTTGCATAGAGCTGGCAGCATATTCCCAATCCAATACAAACAATTGCTGCTTAGGGCTAAGTAGCAGGTTGTCTAAATGTAGATCATGATGATTAAAGGCGAGACCACTTGGCCAAAGCTGCTCCTTGAGCCATGCCAAAGCGAGTTGCCGAAAACGCTTCGCTTGAGCTGCGGTAATATCTCCCACATAACGGCTTAGGTAGTGGACCATATCAAATTTTGGTAAGCCTTCGCCTAAACGCGGCAAGCTAATGATTATCGACAATAGCTGTTGCCAAAGCGCGTCAGAAAAACTACTTAAGTCACTAAGTACTTCACCAGATTGGTAACGATAGAGTAGAAACTGCCCCTTAAAACTTAGCGGGTGCAAATCAATAATCCACGCTTGTCCTTTAAGCTGTTGTAATACTTCTCTTTCGCGTTGATAATCCAAGCCATAACAAGGCTGTTGTTGATTGAGTCGCAGTACTAAGCGTTCGTGTTCGGTTGTTAATAACCAAGAATGCTGATGTCCCCCCGCAAAACGGTCTACTGTTAGAATGTTGCCCAAATGCTGTTGTAAATACGTGGCTATCGATTCTGGCAGTGGAGAGTTAGGCAAGGTGACGTCCGGCGGTGGTCTTAAATCTATTATCAAGGAGTGTAAGATGAAAAAATTGCTATGGCTAGCTTGCTGTACTCTTAGTGTATTTGGCTTAAATGCCCAAGCAAACAGCGAGCTAACGGTTTATACCTACCAAAGCTTTGTCTCTGACTGGGGGCCAGGCCCAGCCTTAAGCAAAGCCTTTGAAGCAGAATGTAACTGTAGCATTAACTGGGTAGGTTTAGACGATGGCGTAGCCATTTTGAACCGCTTAAAGCTAGAGGGAAAACGCAATAAAGCTGATGTTATTTTAGGTTTAGACACTAACCTTATCCCAGAAGCGGAAGCAATTGGTGCAGTGCAAGCCCACCAATTAACCCTTCCTAAACTGGCTATTGACTGGCAAGACAACAGCTTTGTGCCTTATGACTACGGTTACTTCGCGTTTATTTACAATACCGAGTCATTAAAAAATAAACCTAGCTCAATGGAAGAGCTGATTAATGAGTTTGATGGCACCATTCTTTACCAAGATCCGCGAACTAGCACTGTGGGCCAAGGCTTAATGCTCTGGCTAAAAGCGCTATATGGTGATGATACCGAGCAAGCTTGGAGCAAGTTAAAAGATAAAACGGTTACCGTAACCAAAGGCTGGAGCGAAGCTTACGGCATGTTCTTAAAAGGCGAAGCCGATTTAGTGCTAAGTTACACGACCTCCCCGGCTTACCACATGGTAGCCGAGCAAGAATACCGCTACCAAGCGCTAGGGTTTAGTGAGGGGCACATGAGCCAAGTGGAAGTGGCTGCAATAAGTGCAACCAGCCAACAGGTAGAGCTGGCTCAGCAATTTTTGGCTTTCTTGGTTAGCGCACCTGCTCAACAGGTTATAGCCACCACCAACTGGATGCTGCCAGTAAACCCAGAAGCTGAGCTGCCAGAAGCCTTCTCAACACTTGTAACACCAAAAGCCTTAAGCCT
Coding sequences within it:
- a CDS encoding phosphotransferase, which produces MPNSPLPESIATYLQQHLGNILTVDRFAGGHQHSWLLTTEHERLVLRLNQQQPCYGLDYQREREVLQQLKGQAWIIDLHPLSFKGQFLLYRYQSGEVLSDLSSFSDALWQQLLSIIISLPRLGEGLPKFDMVHYLSRYVGDITAAQAKRFRQLALAWLKEQLWPSGLAFNHHDLHLDNLLLSPKQQLFVLDWEYAASSMQGWDAASVAVRCPVSRQQRQDLVLASQLSEAEFTLLEAAVELLDLAWYWQYQPSLAGLNQRSERWLLAHV
- the thiB gene encoding thiamine ABC transporter substrate binding subunit: MKKLLWLACCTLSVFGLNAQANSELTVYTYQSFVSDWGPGPALSKAFEAECNCSINWVGLDDGVAILNRLKLEGKRNKADVILGLDTNLIPEAEAIGAVQAHQLTLPKLAIDWQDNSFVPYDYGYFAFIYNTESLKNKPSSMEELINEFDGTILYQDPRTSTVGQGLMLWLKALYGDDTEQAWSKLKDKTVTVTKGWSEAYGMFLKGEADLVLSYTTSPAYHMVAEQEYRYQALGFSEGHMSQVEVAAISATSQQVELAQQFLAFLVSAPAQQVIATTNWMLPVNPEAELPEAFSTLVTPKALSLDQATVSQQRKAWTKEWRNTVSQ